CATGAAATAGTCTAAATATGCGCACCTTTGAAAATGTTTTGGATAGTTTGGATCCCGTCCAAAGCATTATGTACTTGAGAAGGTAGAGTCCACAAGAGCTCCTGCAAGTATGAATTAGGATTGAATTGCCTTGGTCGAGTTTACAAATTAAGAACATAGTGATGAACGTGTGTACCCGTCTTTCTGGGTTGGCAGCcctttgattgtcttcttgttccgtCTGGCCAGTTTGTTGGGTTTGGAAGTTGTTTAATTCTTTCTTCAGCCTCCTGGAACCACGCCGTTATCGCTTCCAACTGAAGAGTGTTTGTTGGTATTTAGTAATGCATATAACCTACAAGTTGCAGTAGTACTAGGAGGATAAAAGGATATTCTCACCGCATGATCCAGTTCATCTGTTGGACCAACACCAGGGGCTGAATTGAGAATCTGAACTTCTCTTTCTGCCGCATCTAGGGCTGCCAGATACCAGTGTAGTCCAGAGTTCAAGGGTAAAAAAATCTGCATAAACATATATGTTAGAGCAAGGACCAAACAATTCGTAAATAAAATTCAGCAGGTAGTTATTGTGTTGTACCATGTCATGATCAAGATACGCAATGATCCTTTCGATCGAACGAGCCTTGTCAATTTTTGAACTCCTCGCTATACGGTTCTATATCTGCAACGAGCTTTTGCACATTAATTGTGCTCTCGACAAAGATTTTTTTGCCATCTCTTATGTCAAACTCTCCCTCTGGTGGGCAATTGATATATATGCCAGCATCAATGGCCTAGTATTGCAAGTGAGCAGTAATTAGTGCATATTTCAGTGCAGATGtaataagtgaagcatgaaataCTTACCAAGGAATTCACATATCTGGCATTGTTGTCCGGCAACTTATTGGCTGTTAGGGAATGCAGGGATGATTTCTTTAGTGTTATTTCAGCAATTTGGGCCAAAGGCGTTTTATCATCTTGTCTGTTTACCCATTGTAGTGTTTCTTTTAGACCTGCAATTAGTAGGTGGATTTATCTATGTTATAAAGAAAGCACAATGGTATACAACTACATGACAGGCAACGATTTCTGCGACATACCACGAAGTTGCCTCTTTTCGTGCTCATAGTATGAATACTCGTCTTCTTTATTGGTCTTTGATTTCCTGTTTGACCGACGCACCGTCCCGTTGGCTTTACTGTTTGTATCATCCTCATCACCTAGATTAGTGCCTGAAAGCTCTTGCTGCCGCTTGGCAGGTGCCTCGCTGTCATGTTCACGAGATTCTCTTTGCTCTTCATCATGTTCAGATTCTCCTTCGTCTTCATCATGTTCAGATTGTCCTTCCTCATGTCTTTTTTGTTGTCCCTTGTGCCATGTGCACTTGTCGACCTTCTTACAAAAAGGCTTGTACATAAAGGAGAATGAGAGTTCAACACGCAATAAGACACACAAATAGATAAGTAAACTATCTTTTAAATTACCTCAATTTCTTCATCTGATATATCGGGGAGAACAAACTTATTAGCCTGCATGGGAAATAAGTGGTGCTTGCTATCACACATCATTTTTGCAACATAAACTTGTGCATTAGTGAATAAGACTTTACCTCCAAACACTTGACAACACGAAGCAGGGTTCTGTTGGTCAGGCTTGTATTGTGTTCAACGTCAGTTAGACCGTCAACAAGTGGCTTGAAGTACTTGTATTCGTCCGTGTATTCTTTCTCAATGACTTTATTATCTATTACTTGCACAGTTCTATGAATTTGTTGCAACGTTCGGCCCTGCATATAGAAGGATGAATATAGTTAGAATATGTTTTGTAGTATGAAAATGTAGTGAATATGGTTCTGATTGCGCGTACTTCATTGCTAGCATAGATAGGTCTGTGTAGAACGTACTCCACGTCACTCATGAGGTTCTCAAtaatctgttttgaataatatgagATGAATAGTTAGTACATGATAGTAAAGAAAGTAAAACTCAATTATGTGGCCCACTTTTTCCTAAGTTTGTACATTCTGGACATCCATTCGTTCTCCTCTTCGATCTCATAGTTCGCTTTGAACTCAGCCCATGATTTCTCAAACTGGTAAACTCCCATTCGACAGTATATGAGTTTTCTGAAGTCATCAAGCATTGGATTATGCAGGTGGCGTATTATGTTCTGCTCAATGTGCCAACTGCATAGCCGATGGTCTGTCCTTGGCAAAATCTTCCTAATTGCTTTTCTCATTGCCGAGTCTCCATCTGTGATAACAGATATGGGCTCCTTATGACCCGTCGCCTCTACAAAGGTCTGAAGTAGCCACTCGTATGACTTGTGGGTCTCATCTGAAACAACACCAATCCCGAAAACAACAATACTACGATGATGGTTCAGTCCAACAAATGCAACAAAAGGGAGATTGTAGCGGTTGACCCGATAAGTGCTGTCAAACACAACTACATCTCCGAATGCATCATAATCAATCTGAGACTGTGAATCTGCCCAGAATAAATTTCGAAGATGTCCTTCATCATCCGTGGTGTATTTGAAGAAAAACTCAGCATCTCGTTCTTCCTGTACTCTCATATGGTTCAGCACAAAGTCAGCATCCCTGCCTAAGATTCTTTTTTTCTTGTACCTGGCGAAGAAATTGTACAGGTCTCGGGAAATATACCCAACATGAGGATAACCACCATGCTGTTTCTCCGCCACATTCATGATTTGGAACGTACGGAGACCACCAAGTCCGTATTCCACTGCATCAGCCTTGTGAGCATCGTTCATCCTACGGTGAGACCATAGAAAAGCAGATTGGTCTGGGTCGGCTAGCGGGTGGTTATGGACATCAACAAACTTCTTAACAAACCACTGACCCCTGCCTGCATCATGTTGGATCTCAAGCATAGCTTTGCAACCACAACGGGTTAGCGCCCGTGGCTCCCTTTTTTGGTCAGTCGCTTGAAAGTACTTCTCCAATCGGTGCCCTTCTTTAGAGCAGCAGAAACGTCTTGCTTTCACCTCTCTGGTGCCCTTCACGTACTCCTTGTCATCCAATCTGACACTAAAACCTTTTGCTCTTGCATATCTGTTGTAGTGCTCGTAACCTTGCTTCTCGCTTGCAAACATCTGACTAACCATCATGTGATATTCTTCTATCTCCTCCAAGCTAGCAGTATGACCATCCATCCTCCAAACCTGCCATTATTAAAGCATCATACTTAGCACATTTATTCTATCAATGTCATACAAACTGTCTGAATTTAGGTGATTCTTCAGATAAACAGAAAACTAACACAAATTCTAGAGGAATTATAACCTGTCTTCTATATACATTGCAACATTcattatatacaaaatctgaaggaTAGGTTGTGCTGTACCAGTGTCACCCTTTATGACATTTTCTAGTTGATCTGACGCAAATTGAAGGTCATCCATGATTTCAACTAGTACGAGTGACACTGTATAACTGTATACTGTGAACATGATCAATTTATTGGTCATGTATCCATACAGATCGCAAGATATGGCTGGAGAAAAACTGGCGACGAACCTGTTCTCTAATTATCCGGCGGGCGATTGTCTCGGCAGGTGGCGGCGAAGCCTAAAATTATGCGGCGTGCGGGCGCGTCGGCAGGTGGCGGCAGCAGGAACCGCTGGAGGGATGGCGAGGGCAGGACTCGGATAGCGGGGTCGAAGAACGTCGAGGCAGGACTCTGGTGGCGGGGTCGAAAAACGTCGATCTGGACGGCGAACGGCGGTGGCGCGCGGTGGtgtcggacggcggcgctcggggatGTCGGACGGCCGCAATCTCCGGGCCGGAAGGCCGGACCGTCGACGCAGGACTCGGGTGGCGGGGTCGAAGAACGTCGATCTGGACGGCGAACGGCGGTGGCGCGCGGTGGtgtcggacggcggcgctcggggatGTCGGACAGCCGCAATCTCCGAGCCGGATGGGGTGTGGACCGGCGCACGTCGGCCCCGAGCGGGGGTGTCCGACGGCGGCACCTCGGCGCCGTCCGGCCTTATCGCGAGGGTCACGCCGCC
Above is a window of Triticum dicoccoides isolate Atlit2015 ecotype Zavitan chromosome 5B, WEW_v2.0, whole genome shotgun sequence DNA encoding:
- the LOC119306965 gene encoding protein FAR1-RELATED SEQUENCE 5-like; the encoded protein is MDGHTASLEEIEEYHMMVSQMFASEKQGYEHYNRYARAKGFSVRLDDKEYVKGTREVKARRFCCSKEGHRLEKYFQATDQKREPRALTRCGCKAMLEIQHDAGRGQWFVKKFVDVHNHPLADPDQSAFLWSHRRMNDAHKADAVEYGLGGLRTFQIMNVAEKQHGGYPHVGYISRDLYNFFARYKKKRILGRDADFVLNHMRVQEERDAEFFFKYTTDDEGHLRNLFWADSQSQIDYDAFGDVVVFDSTYRVNRYNLPFVAFVGLNHHRSIVVFGIGVVSDETHKSYEWLLQTFVEATGHKEPISVITDGDSAMRKAIRKILPRTDHRLCSWHIEQNIIRHLHNPMLDDFRKLIYCRMGVYQFEKSWAEFKANYEIEEENEWMSRMYKLRKKWAT